The sequence below is a genomic window from Mycobacteroides abscessus ATCC 19977.
CCGCAAACTTGACGACAAGCCAAGCGCCTACAGAAAGCTGGTCGGCGACACCGATGGGACCTTCGAGGTCGCCAACATCACCATCTGGTGCAGCAACAGGCCGGGCCCGTTCAACTCGATGGCCAGCTTCCTCTGGTGGAAGCTGGAGCCCGCTATCGCCGAACTCGAGCGCCTGGACGGCACTGTCGTCATCACCGGTCTACCCGACGAGGCTGGCTACCCCACGCCCCTCCCTGACAACATCCTGGAGACGTACCGCAACCTGGAAGCCAGCCAACTGCCATGGCGCTTTCCTACCGACGAGGGCGGCGAATCAAGCGACGCTCGGTAGCAACGGATCGGCGACGTACGCGGGGCCGCGACATGCACATGTC
It includes:
- a CDS encoding DUF3846 domain-containing protein, yielding MSESRIQALVIRPDQAYEVRKLDDKPSAYRKLVGDTDGTFEVANITIWCSNRPGPFNSMASFLWWKLEPAIAELERLDGTVVITGLPDEAGYPTPLPDNILETYRNLEASQLPWRFPTDEGGESSDAR